The Cynocephalus volans isolate mCynVol1 chromosome 2, mCynVol1.pri, whole genome shotgun sequence genome window below encodes:
- the CCL28 gene encoding C-C motif chemokine 28 codes for MVEAIANSYTNAILPIASSCCTEVSHHISRRLLERVTACRIQRADGDCDLAAVILRVKRRRFCVSPRNHTIQRWMQAQAAKGHGKGNVCHKRKDHSKRNRKGACRGRRETYDHKTPY; via the exons atggttgaggcaatagctaacAGCTACACCAAtg cCATACTTCCTATTGCCTCCAGCTGTTGCACTGAGGTTTCACATCATATTTCCCGAAGGCTTCTGGAAAGAGTAACTGCATGTCGCATCCAGAGAGCTGATGGGGATTGTGACTTGGCTGCTGTCAT CCTTCGTGTCAAGCGCAGAAGATTCTGTGTCAGCCCGCGCAATCACACTATTCAGCGGTGGATGCAGGCCCAAGCAGCCAAGGGACATGGCAAAGGCAACGTTTGCCATAAGAGGAAAGACCACAGCAAGAGGAACAGAAAAGGGGCATGTCGAGGGAGACGTGAAACATATGACCATAAAACTCCTTATTAA